One Candidatus Kinetoplastibacterium oncopeltii TCC290E genomic region harbors:
- the rpsN gene encoding 30S ribosomal protein S14, translated as MAKLSLINRDIKRTKLVNKFAVKRAQLKSTIDDQSKGDEERYQARLQLQQLPRNSNPTRQRNRCIVTGRPRGVFRKFGLARHKLREMAMRGEIPGMIKASW; from the coding sequence GTGGCTAAATTGTCCCTGATAAATCGTGATATTAAACGTACCAAACTGGTTAATAAATTCGCTGTTAAACGTGCTCAACTGAAATCTACGATTGATGATCAATCAAAAGGAGATGAAGAGAGATATCAAGCTAGATTACAGCTGCAGCAGTTACCGCGCAATTCTAATCCCACAAGACAGCGTAATCGTTGTATTGTAACGGGACGTCCGCGCGGTGTTTTCCGTAAGTTTGGATTAGCTCGACACAAATTGCGAGAAATGGCAATGAGGGGAGAGATTCCTGGAATGATTAAGGCTAGCTGGTAG
- the rplC gene encoding 50S ribosomal protein L3 — MEIIMLNSTSTSYRLGMLGRKVGMTRIFTDEGESIPVTVLDVSNNRIAQIKSVEKDGYAAVQLAYGVGKPSRINKPLAGHYSNAGIESGRLLKEFRLNPVDSLDFTVGSVLDINSIFEVGQEVDVSGTTIGKGFAGAIKRHNFSSQRASHGNSRSHRAPGSIGQAQDPGRVFPGKKMPGHLGSVSCTIQNLEIIRIDSARNLIIVRGAVPGYSDSEIVVLPAIKKILKKRG; from the coding sequence ATGGAGATAATAATGTTGAATTCGACGTCTACGTCCTATAGATTAGGAATGTTAGGTCGCAAGGTTGGCATGACAAGAATTTTTACGGATGAAGGTGAATCTATCCCCGTAACAGTTCTTGATGTGTCAAATAATCGTATTGCACAAATAAAGTCAGTAGAAAAAGATGGTTACGCTGCTGTGCAGTTGGCATATGGTGTTGGAAAACCATCACGTATCAACAAACCATTGGCAGGTCATTACTCAAATGCTGGTATTGAATCAGGTAGATTGTTAAAAGAATTTCGTCTGAATCCCGTTGATTCTTTAGATTTTACTGTTGGCTCTGTTTTAGACATAAACTCAATTTTTGAGGTTGGGCAAGAAGTTGATGTTTCCGGGACAACTATAGGCAAGGGTTTTGCTGGAGCAATAAAACGCCATAATTTTAGTTCGCAAAGAGCGTCTCATGGTAATTCTCGTTCGCATAGAGCTCCTGGTTCTATAGGTCAGGCTCAAGATCCAGGTAGAGTATTTCCTGGAAAGAAAATGCCTGGACATTTAGGCTCTGTCTCTTGCACTATTCAAAATTTAGAAATAATTAGAATAGATTCAGCTAGAAACCTAATAATAGTTAGAGGAGCTGTTCCTGGTTATTCTGATTCTGAAATAGTTGTTCTTCCAGCTATAAAAAAAATCTTAAAGAAGAGGGGCTAG
- the rplX gene encoding 50S ribosomal protein L24, with the protein MNKIRKGDEVIILTGRDKKRRGIVSAVVGKEHLLVDGINVVKKHLKANPMSNNPGGITSKSMPIHISNVALFNKITGKGERVLIKELDGIKTRVFRSDGSSVDNKA; encoded by the coding sequence ATGAATAAAATTCGTAAAGGGGATGAGGTTATTATTCTTACTGGTCGTGATAAAAAGCGTCGTGGAATAGTTTCAGCAGTCGTAGGAAAGGAGCACCTGTTGGTGGATGGAATAAATGTTGTGAAAAAACATTTAAAAGCTAATCCAATGAGCAATAATCCAGGAGGTATTACCAGCAAGTCTATGCCTATACACATATCTAATGTAGCTTTATTTAATAAGATTACAGGAAAAGGAGAGCGTGTTCTTATTAAGGAATTAGATGGGATAAAGACTAGAGTATTCCGCTCCGATGGTTCTTCTGTAGATAATAAAGCGTAA
- the rplR gene encoding 50S ribosomal protein L18, which translates to MNKRNSRLRRAIPTRRKISRLEVNRLSVFRSNLHIYANIFSPEGDRVLVSASTLEPEVRLLLSEKTTNGGNKIAAAIVGARIAEKAKCAGIDSVAFDRSGFHYHGRVKVLAEAAREAGLKF; encoded by the coding sequence ATGAATAAAAGAAATTCTAGGTTGCGCCGTGCAATTCCAACTCGGCGAAAAATTAGTAGACTAGAGGTCAATCGTCTATCGGTATTTAGATCTAATTTGCATATTTACGCCAATATTTTCTCGCCAGAAGGTGATAGAGTTCTAGTTAGTGCTTCAACTCTAGAACCTGAAGTTAGGTTATTATTGAGCGAGAAGACAACTAATGGTGGGAATAAGATAGCTGCTGCTATAGTTGGAGCACGCATTGCAGAAAAAGCTAAATGTGCTGGTATAGACTCCGTAGCTTTTGATCGTTCCGGTTTTCATTATCACGGCAGAGTTAAAGTTTTAGCTGAAGCTGCTCGTGAGGCTGGATTAAAATTTTGA
- the rpsQ gene encoding 30S ribosomal protein S17: MDNSVAIQNTKRQRTLIGKVISNKMEKSVVVVVERRVKHNILGKIVTRSVKYKAHDTDNKYNEGDTVEIKECRPISRTKSWLVVRLIDAAKVI; encoded by the coding sequence ATGGATAATTCTGTTGCAATTCAGAATACTAAACGTCAACGGACATTAATTGGAAAAGTTATTAGCAATAAAATGGAAAAGTCTGTTGTCGTTGTAGTTGAGAGAAGAGTAAAACATAATATTCTTGGAAAGATAGTAACTCGTTCTGTAAAGTATAAAGCTCATGATACCGATAATAAGTATAATGAGGGAGATACTGTAGAAATAAAGGAATGTAGACCAATTTCGCGCACTAAATCTTGGCTTGTTGTGCGTTTAATTGATGCTGCAAAAGTTATCTAG
- the rplB gene encoding 50S ribosomal protein L2: MAILKVKPTSPGRRGLVKLVNPDLHKGDPFFPLLEKKNRISGRNNNGRITVRHKGGGHKKHYRIVDFCRSKDGISAKVERFEYDPNRSAHIALLCYADGERRYIISPRGLSIGDVLMSGIESPIRIGNTLPIRNIPVGSTIHCIEMRAGKGAQLARSAGSSAVLLAREGVYAQIRLRSGEVRNIHIDCRATLGEVGNEEHSLRQIGKAGAMRWRGVRPTVRGVAMNPVDHPHGGGEGRTGEAREPVSPWGTPAKGYKTRRNKRTDNMIVQKRKRK, encoded by the coding sequence ATGGCTATTTTAAAGGTAAAGCCTACTTCTCCAGGTAGAAGAGGGTTAGTAAAATTAGTAAACCCAGATCTTCACAAGGGTGATCCTTTTTTTCCTTTGTTGGAAAAAAAGAATCGCATCTCCGGTAGAAATAACAATGGTCGTATCACAGTTAGGCATAAAGGTGGAGGTCATAAAAAACACTATAGAATAGTAGATTTTTGTCGTAGTAAAGATGGAATATCTGCTAAAGTAGAGCGTTTTGAATATGATCCTAATCGTAGTGCACATATAGCACTTTTATGCTACGCCGATGGTGAACGACGTTATATAATATCTCCTAGAGGTCTCAGTATTGGTGACGTTTTAATGTCTGGTATTGAGTCTCCAATTCGTATAGGTAATACTTTGCCTATACGAAATATACCTGTTGGATCAACTATACATTGTATAGAGATGCGTGCCGGTAAAGGTGCTCAGCTGGCTAGATCAGCAGGATCATCAGCAGTTTTGCTTGCTAGGGAAGGTGTTTATGCTCAGATTCGTTTGAGATCTGGAGAAGTTCGTAACATTCATATAGATTGTCGCGCAACTTTGGGTGAAGTAGGAAACGAAGAGCATAGTCTTCGTCAGATAGGTAAGGCAGGAGCAATGCGCTGGCGTGGTGTTCGTCCTACGGTTCGAGGTGTTGCCATGAACCCGGTAGATCATCCGCATGGTGGAGGAGAGGGTCGTACTGGTGAGGCTAGAGAACCTGTAAGTCCATGGGGTACTCCAGCTAAGGGGTATAAAACTCGTCGCAATAAAAGGACTGATAATATGATAGTCCAAAAACGTAAGCGTAAATAA
- the rpsH gene encoding 30S ribosomal protein S8: MSMSDPIADMLTRIRNAQQTDKVKVIIPSSNIKIAIATVLKEEGYIDSFEIKGVANKPEIEIILKYYAGRPVIERIDRVSRPGLRVYKKSSSIPQVMNGLGIAIVSTSHGVMTDRKAKANGIGGEVLCYVA, translated from the coding sequence ATGAGCATGAGCGATCCAATTGCTGATATGTTGACTCGTATCCGTAATGCGCAGCAAACTGATAAAGTAAAGGTTATCATTCCATCTTCAAATATAAAAATAGCAATTGCTACTGTTTTGAAGGAAGAGGGATATATAGATAGTTTTGAAATTAAAGGTGTTGCTAATAAACCAGAAATAGAAATTATTCTCAAATATTATGCTGGACGTCCAGTTATAGAGAGGATTGATAGAGTTTCTCGTCCTGGTTTAAGAGTTTATAAAAAAAGTTCTAGTATTCCACAAGTAATGAACGGCTTGGGGATAGCTATAGTTTCTACTTCACACGGTGTTATGACAGACCGTAAAGCCAAAGCTAATGGTATTGGTGGTGAAGTTTTATGTTATGTGGCTTAA
- the rpsC gene encoding 30S ribosomal protein S3: MGQKICPTGFRLSVSRNWSSRWYAEDRDFSNMLAGDIRIREYLKKKLKGASVSRVLIERPAKNARVTIYSARPGVVIGKRGEDIEILKSDLQRLAGVPVHVNIEEVRKPEIDAQLIADSIAQQLEKRIMFRRAMKRAMQNAMRLGAKGIKIMSSGRLNGIEIARTEWYREGRVPLHTIKANIDYATSEARTTYGVIGVKVWIYKGDISFANEILPNDVKSLKEEDNRKPRRSSKGDRVDKSSRNRGSGKTNHRTQQNNNVASSENEVG; encoded by the coding sequence ATGGGTCAGAAAATTTGTCCTACAGGGTTTCGTTTATCAGTCTCCAGGAATTGGTCATCGCGTTGGTACGCTGAAGACCGTGATTTCAGTAATATGCTGGCTGGTGATATACGAATTCGTGAATATTTAAAGAAAAAACTTAAAGGAGCTTCTGTTAGCAGAGTGCTAATAGAGAGGCCAGCCAAGAATGCTCGTGTAACTATTTATTCAGCTCGTCCTGGAGTGGTTATAGGTAAACGAGGAGAAGATATAGAAATTTTAAAATCTGATCTTCAAAGGTTGGCTGGTGTTCCTGTACACGTTAATATAGAGGAAGTAAGAAAACCAGAAATTGATGCCCAACTTATTGCTGACTCCATAGCGCAACAGTTGGAGAAACGTATCATGTTTCGTAGAGCCATGAAACGAGCAATGCAAAATGCTATGAGATTAGGAGCAAAAGGCATTAAAATAATGAGTTCAGGAAGGTTAAATGGTATAGAGATAGCACGTACAGAGTGGTATCGTGAAGGTAGAGTACCATTACATACAATCAAGGCTAATATTGATTATGCAACTTCTGAAGCCCGTACAACTTATGGTGTTATAGGTGTAAAGGTTTGGATATATAAAGGTGATATATCATTTGCTAATGAAATATTGCCTAATGATGTTAAGTCTTTAAAAGAGGAAGATAATCGTAAGCCTAGACGTTCTTCGAAAGGAGATAGGGTAGATAAATCATCTCGTAATCGCGGTTCTGGAAAAACTAATCATCGTACTCAACAAAATAATAACGTTGCTTCTTCAGAAAATGAGGTAGGTTAA
- the rplW gene encoding 50S ribosomal protein L23 has translation MNAERLMQVILAPVVTEKTTNIADKYRQVTFRVLSDATKIEVKAAVELLFNVKVDSVSIFNRKGKVKRFGRFIGHRRNEKKAYVSLSDGHEINFAEVV, from the coding sequence ATGAATGCGGAACGCTTAATGCAAGTTATTTTAGCTCCAGTAGTTACAGAGAAAACAACAAATATTGCTGATAAATATAGACAAGTTACTTTTAGAGTTTTGTCAGATGCTACGAAAATAGAAGTTAAGGCAGCTGTAGAGCTACTTTTTAATGTAAAAGTAGATTCTGTAAGCATATTTAATAGAAAAGGCAAAGTTAAACGTTTCGGTCGTTTTATTGGCCATCGTCGTAATGAAAAGAAAGCTTATGTATCCCTTAGCGATGGTCATGAGATTAACTTTGCAGAGGTGGTATAA
- the rpsS gene encoding 30S ribosomal protein S19 yields the protein MSRSIKKGPFVDLHLMKKIEAAFANKDKKPIKTWSRRSTILPDFIGLTIAVHNGRQQVPVYINENMVGHKLGEFAATRTFKGHAADKKAKR from the coding sequence ATGTCACGTTCTATCAAAAAAGGACCTTTTGTCGATCTTCATCTTATGAAAAAGATAGAGGCAGCCTTTGCAAATAAGGATAAAAAACCAATTAAAACATGGTCTCGTAGGTCAACTATTCTTCCTGATTTTATTGGGTTAACAATTGCAGTTCACAACGGTCGTCAGCAAGTGCCAGTTTATATAAACGAAAATATGGTTGGTCATAAATTAGGTGAATTTGCTGCTACTAGGACATTTAAAGGACATGCTGCAGACAAGAAGGCGAAGAGGTAA
- the rplO gene encoding 50S ribosomal protein L15, with the protein MLEIRLNSINPAEGSKFSRRRVGRGIGSGLGKTAGRGHKGQKSRSGGFHKVGFEGGQMPLQRRLPKRGFRKFDDHLYAQINLSDLQSLPVDEIDLQVLKSSSLVKGEVKFVKVIKSGSLSRKLVLKGIAATAGAFSAIEAAGGSVIV; encoded by the coding sequence ATGTTAGAAATAAGATTGAATTCAATAAATCCTGCAGAAGGCAGTAAATTTTCTAGACGCCGTGTTGGCAGAGGAATAGGTTCTGGTTTAGGAAAAACAGCAGGTCGTGGCCATAAAGGACAGAAATCTCGTTCAGGAGGTTTTCATAAAGTTGGCTTCGAGGGTGGTCAAATGCCATTACAAAGACGATTGCCAAAAAGGGGTTTTAGAAAATTTGATGATCATTTGTATGCACAGATTAACCTATCAGATTTGCAGTCCTTACCAGTTGATGAAATTGATTTACAAGTATTGAAAAGTAGCTCCTTAGTTAAGGGAGAAGTAAAGTTTGTAAAAGTTATAAAATCAGGAAGTTTGTCACGCAAATTAGTATTGAAAGGTATTGCGGCAACAGCTGGTGCTTTTTCTGCTATAGAAGCTGCTGGCGGATCGGTAATAGTTTAA
- the rplD gene encoding 50S ribosomal protein L4, protein MDIKLLDNQDQTSIMNVSDLVFGSEVNESLIHQIVVAFQANARSGNRAQKDRAGVKHSTKKPWRQKGTGRARAGMTSSPLWRGGGRIFPNSPEENFSQKINKKMYRAGIRSILSQLVKEDRILAIDSLKLDSPKTKEAVLRIKNFGSESILIILDEIDENIYLATRNLPHVAIIEPRYIDPLSLIHYKKIVIAKSVVNQLEEMFG, encoded by the coding sequence ATGGATATAAAGCTCCTTGATAATCAAGATCAGACTTCTATAATGAATGTTTCTGATCTGGTTTTTGGTAGCGAAGTAAATGAATCGCTGATTCATCAAATAGTAGTTGCATTTCAAGCAAATGCAAGATCTGGCAATAGAGCTCAAAAAGATCGTGCAGGCGTTAAACATAGTACCAAAAAACCTTGGCGTCAGAAAGGTACAGGTCGCGCAAGAGCAGGTATGACCTCTTCTCCTTTATGGCGAGGAGGTGGTCGTATATTTCCTAACTCTCCAGAGGAAAATTTTTCTCAAAAGATTAATAAAAAAATGTATAGAGCTGGAATCAGATCTATACTATCTCAATTGGTTAAAGAAGATCGTATATTAGCAATTGATTCTTTAAAGCTGGATTCTCCAAAGACCAAAGAAGCTGTCTTAAGAATTAAAAATTTTGGCTCTGAGTCAATATTAATAATATTAGACGAGATTGATGAAAATATTTATCTGGCTACTCGTAATTTACCACATGTAGCTATTATAGAACCGCGCTATATAGATCCATTATCGTTGATTCATTATAAAAAGATAGTGATTGCGAAATCAGTTGTTAATCAACTAGAGGAGATGTTTGGATGA
- the rplE gene encoding 50S ribosomal protein L5 encodes MSRLQDSYKNTVIDSLKSRFGYKSIMEVPRLSKITLNMGVSEAVSDKKIVDHAASDLTKISGQKVVVTKTRKAIAGFKIRENYPIGCMVTLRGERMYEFLDRLVSVALPRVRDFRGVSGRAFDGHGNYNIGVKEQIIFPEVEYDKVDTLRGMNISITTTAKTDEEAKALLTAFGFPFRN; translated from the coding sequence ATGTCTCGTTTGCAAGATTCGTATAAAAATACAGTTATAGATAGTTTAAAGTCCAGATTCGGCTATAAGAGTATAATGGAAGTACCACGTCTATCTAAGATTACTCTTAATATGGGTGTGTCTGAGGCTGTTTCTGATAAAAAAATTGTTGATCATGCTGCATCTGATTTAACAAAAATATCTGGACAAAAGGTTGTTGTGACCAAGACTCGTAAAGCTATAGCTGGTTTCAAGATTAGAGAAAATTATCCAATAGGTTGTATGGTTACTCTACGTGGTGAACGCATGTATGAGTTTTTGGATCGTTTAGTTTCTGTTGCTTTGCCTAGAGTTCGCGATTTTAGAGGTGTCTCTGGTCGTGCTTTTGATGGTCATGGCAATTATAATATAGGTGTTAAAGAACAGATCATTTTCCCCGAGGTCGAGTATGATAAAGTCGATACTTTGCGTGGAATGAATATTAGCATCACTACTACAGCGAAGACTGATGAAGAAGCGAAAGCTTTATTAACAGCCTTCGGATTTCCTTTTCGTAATTAA
- the rpmC gene encoding 50S ribosomal protein L29: protein MKASELRLKNKTDLKIELESLLKAQFRLRMQVATKQLDNTSQICKVRRDIARIRTILTEERRNG, encoded by the coding sequence ATGAAAGCTAGTGAGCTTCGTTTAAAAAATAAAACTGATCTTAAGATTGAGCTTGAAAGTCTATTGAAGGCTCAATTTAGGTTACGTATGCAAGTAGCTACAAAGCAACTTGATAATACTAGTCAGATATGTAAAGTACGTAGGGATATAGCTCGTATACGTACTATATTGACAGAGGAAAGAAGAAATGGATAA
- the rpmD gene encoding 50S ribosomal protein L30: MTHDQLKIRLLRSTIGTNKSHRETVRGLGLRRINSISILNNTPEVRGMLRKVKYLIDVSHV, encoded by the coding sequence ATGACTCATGATCAATTGAAGATTAGACTTTTACGTTCTACTATTGGAACTAATAAATCTCATAGAGAGACAGTTAGAGGTTTAGGGCTTCGTAGAATAAATAGTATAAGCATTTTAAATAACACACCTGAGGTTAGAGGAATGCTTAGAAAAGTAAAATATCTTATTGATGTTTCGCATGTTTAG
- the rplV gene encoding 50S ribosomal protein L22 yields the protein MVTTAVIRGIHMSAQKVRLVADLIRNKSVAQAVNILTFSPKKAASVIKKAVESAIANAEHNNGADVDELYVKEIFIDKAQSMKRFSARAKGRGNRIEKQTCHITVKVES from the coding sequence ATGGTAACTACTGCTGTTATCCGTGGAATTCATATGTCAGCTCAAAAGGTTAGATTGGTTGCTGATTTAATAAGAAATAAATCTGTTGCTCAGGCGGTTAATATATTAACATTTTCGCCTAAAAAAGCCGCTTCTGTTATTAAAAAAGCTGTCGAGTCTGCAATTGCTAATGCTGAGCACAATAATGGTGCTGATGTAGATGAGTTATATGTTAAAGAAATTTTTATTGACAAGGCTCAGTCTATGAAACGTTTTTCTGCTCGCGCTAAAGGTCGTGGAAACCGAATTGAAAAACAAACTTGTCATATTACCGTTAAGGTAGAATCCTAG
- the rplF gene encoding 50S ribosomal protein L6 translates to MSRIAKYPIDLPGEVKAIIEGNQITINGPLGSLKQFLVDDVKVELIDNKIVFSIVRISEQSKAMVGTLRALISNMVIGVSKGFERKLMLVGVGFRASVQGTIVKLQLGFSHDIFHQLPSGIVAESSIPTELVIKGIDKQSVGQVAAEIRSYRPPEPYKGKGVRYADEKVVLKEAKKK, encoded by the coding sequence ATGTCACGAATTGCTAAATATCCGATTGATTTGCCTGGTGAAGTTAAGGCAATAATTGAAGGTAATCAAATTACAATAAATGGCCCTCTAGGTTCTTTAAAACAGTTCCTTGTTGATGATGTAAAAGTGGAGCTTATTGATAATAAAATAGTTTTTTCAATTGTAAGAATTTCAGAACAATCAAAAGCTATGGTAGGAACTTTACGTGCGCTTATATCTAATATGGTTATAGGAGTTAGTAAAGGTTTTGAAAGAAAATTAATGTTGGTCGGTGTTGGATTTAGGGCTTCTGTACAGGGAACTATAGTTAAGTTACAACTTGGTTTTTCTCATGATATTTTCCATCAGCTTCCATCTGGTATTGTTGCAGAAAGTTCTATTCCTACAGAGCTAGTTATAAAAGGTATAGATAAGCAATCTGTCGGTCAAGTTGCAGCAGAAATTAGATCATATCGTCCACCTGAGCCTTATAAAGGTAAAGGAGTGCGTTATGCTGATGAGAAAGTAGTGCTTAAAGAAGCTAAGAAAAAGTAA
- the rplP gene encoding 50S ribosomal protein L16 — translation MLQPARRKYRKEHKGRNTGLATNGANVSFGEFGLKATGRGRLTARQIESARRAINRHIKRGGRVWIRIFPDKPISQKPAEVRMGNGKGNPEYWVSEIQPGKVLYEMEGVSEELAREAFRLAASKLPLSTVFVSRRIGA, via the coding sequence ATGTTACAACCGGCTCGTAGAAAATATCGTAAAGAACATAAAGGTAGAAATACTGGTCTTGCTACTAATGGAGCAAATGTATCCTTTGGTGAATTTGGACTTAAAGCTACTGGCAGAGGAAGACTGACAGCTAGACAAATAGAATCTGCTAGACGCGCTATTAATAGACATATTAAACGTGGTGGTAGGGTTTGGATTCGTATTTTTCCTGATAAGCCAATTTCTCAGAAACCAGCAGAAGTTCGTATGGGAAATGGTAAGGGTAATCCTGAATATTGGGTATCAGAAATTCAGCCAGGAAAGGTATTATATGAAATGGAAGGTGTTAGCGAAGAACTAGCAAGAGAAGCTTTCCGTTTAGCGGCATCTAAACTACCACTTTCCACTGTTTTTGTATCTCGTCGTATAGGTGCTTAA
- the rplN gene encoding 50S ribosomal protein L14, translating into MIQMQTTLDVADNTGARHVMCIKVLGGSKRRYAGIGDIIKVSVKDAAPRGRVKKGEVYNAVVVRTAKGVRRKDGALLRFDSNAAVLLNAKLEPIGTRIFGPVTRELRNERFMKIVSLAPEVL; encoded by the coding sequence ATGATCCAAATGCAAACCACGCTAGATGTGGCTGATAATACTGGTGCACGTCATGTTATGTGCATCAAAGTTCTTGGCGGATCTAAGCGACGTTATGCCGGAATCGGCGATATTATTAAAGTAAGTGTTAAAGACGCAGCCCCACGTGGACGTGTAAAAAAGGGTGAAGTATATAACGCTGTTGTTGTTCGTACAGCGAAAGGTGTACGTAGAAAAGATGGAGCGTTACTGCGATTTGATAGTAATGCAGCTGTATTGTTAAATGCAAAGTTAGAACCAATCGGTACTCGTATCTTTGGACCAGTCACGCGTGAGCTACGTAATGAAAGGTTTATGAAGATCGTGTCCTTGGCTCCTGAAGTTTTGTAG
- the rpsJ gene encoding 30S ribosomal protein S10 — translation MKNQKIRIRLKAFDYKLIDQSAAEIVDTAKRTGAIVRGPVPLPTRIRRYDLLRSPHVNKTSRDQFEVRTHQRLMDIVEPTDKTVDALMRLDLPAGVDVEIALQ, via the coding sequence ATGAAAAACCAAAAGATTCGTATTCGCTTGAAAGCTTTTGACTACAAGTTAATCGATCAATCTGCTGCAGAAATAGTTGATACAGCAAAACGCACTGGTGCTATTGTTAGAGGACCAGTTCCTTTGCCAACCAGAATTCGTCGTTACGATTTATTGCGATCTCCACATGTTAACAAAACTTCTCGTGATCAATTCGAGGTTCGTACTCACCAACGTTTGATGGATATAGTTGAACCTACAGATAAGACTGTAGATGCATTAATGAGATTAGATTTGCCGGCTGGGGTAGATGTAGAGATTGCTTTGCAATAA
- the rpsE gene encoding 30S ribosomal protein S5 — translation MAKIQGKNNTEKDNEDGLREKMIAVNRVSKVVKGGRTMSFAALTVVGDGDGRIGMGKGKAREVPVSVQKAMEQARRNMFKVSLKSGTLQHAVVGKHGASKVIISPAAEGSGVIAGGPMRAIFEVMGIRNVVAKSLGSSNPYNLVRATFNGLRNSMTPSEVAAKRGKSIEEILG, via the coding sequence ATGGCCAAAATACAAGGCAAGAATAACACGGAAAAAGATAACGAAGATGGCTTACGCGAGAAAATGATAGCCGTTAATCGTGTTAGTAAAGTTGTTAAGGGTGGACGCACTATGAGTTTTGCTGCTCTTACCGTGGTTGGTGATGGTGATGGCCGTATAGGTATGGGAAAAGGAAAGGCTAGGGAAGTTCCAGTTTCTGTCCAGAAAGCAATGGAGCAAGCTCGTCGTAACATGTTTAAAGTTTCTTTAAAAAGCGGCACATTGCAGCATGCTGTTGTTGGTAAGCATGGAGCTTCTAAAGTTATTATTTCTCCAGCTGCTGAAGGTTCAGGTGTAATAGCTGGTGGCCCTATGCGTGCTATTTTTGAAGTAATGGGTATCCGTAATGTTGTTGCGAAAAGTTTGGGATCTAGTAATCCATATAACCTAGTCAGGGCAACTTTTAATGGATTGCGTAATTCTATGACTCCCTCTGAAGTTGCTGCTAAAAGAGGTAAAAGTATAGAGGAAATATTAGGATAG